The genomic stretch AGACAAACGTATCTTATCAGATTATGGAGCAAATAACTTTCAATGATACGTTTTTTTCACTATAAAAAATGATGTTAAAATACTTGATTATATTtggttattataaaataaaaatatggataTTGAAATGGGGAGCAAAAATTCAAAACGGAATCAttttaaaatgtcaatttgttaGAAGTGATTTGACACTTCTGTTTTTTAGCATCATTGAATAAATTTTCTAATTTTGAGTGATTATGTTGAAAAGGGAAAGAGGACTTCAAGGATGGTTGATCAAAACAAGCTCAACCATGATATCAATAACACATGAAAAAAAGAGAGTCAAAGATCTCAATTTCATTGCCAAATTTATgatagaagaaaaaagaaaaggtaGTTTTACAATGTTGTAATAGGACATGTTTGGATAAAGAGTTTTTCATAGGTTATAGTTAGGGTGGCAAAATTGGTTTTATTCGTTGAGTATGTCCGTTTTGTCCACACTTTATGTGGAGTAGATTAGGGATTTAGGCTCTCATCTTTTAATGTAACCGTCTTGCCCCAtctcgttttttttttttgcgtgcGCGTGAATTAAGTAAGTGTGAAAAATCTAAAAGGTGAAGTGTCCGCAAGCTTTTTCTGCCCCACCCGCATTTTTGTGCGAGGCGGGGTAAAGATTTATGTCCGCAACCTTAACTGTGTCCGCATCCAATTATCATAATAGTCATTGACCGACCACTCAAAAAGAGGCTAGATTGCTCACAGCATAGAGGAACTACCTTAAGGAAAAGAACATGCAATCTAAGGTCAGGATATATCCAACGGCTCCCCGCACCTCACATTTAGAGAACAGTAGTTTGTTACAACTCTTCCTCTATATAAATGGAAAACACGCAATTCTCATACACAATTTCAAGTTCAAATTTCATTCTTTCTACTCCTTCACATACTGATTTGAGCATTGAAGTGGTAATCTTACAGGTCAGCAATTTCTTCACCGCATATGAAGCTCTAGTTCATTATTCCTCACCGCAGCCACCATTCTCCAATCAATTCTGGTTTCCCGAGTTATCCACGATTACACATTCTCTATTCGATTCATCAATTTGAAGCTTCCTCAACTTGTCAGGTCCACCATTCTCGATCCATTTGCGTAATAGACGAACTCTAATTCTTAGATTCTCCATATACCTCACATCTAAATCCTCCAGCAATAAATCTATAGTCACTTGTTCCGCAACCTTACGCGAAGCACCCTCTGCTGCCGCTTAAGCGATAGGAACTTAGCTGCCTCTTCCTCCTGCTGAAGGTATTGCAAATCAAGTTGTTGCAGATAACTTGTTGCGTAAGTTGTTTTGATAAAATATTTCAAGTATTCAAATAACTTATAAGAATATATAAActtaaataaatcaataattatCATTTAGTTACATAAATTGTATGCTGCTTATTACCTCTATAAGTGTTAGAAACATAAAGAGTGTCTTGATCTAACAACAATTAAATTATTCAACAAAGCAAAAatatcttaaatatttatttaaattgactTATTTGATCTTATATACTATACTAGCATATGACATATTCACAAACTATTTCCATCATATCCATAAACAATTTTCATAAACTATTCAAAATAGGTAATAAAACCAATTTAGATATGAAAACagactttattttatattttgttgcaGAAATAATTTATACCTAAGCACTTATGATAAAACGCCTATATTATaagtagggatgtcaatggggcggggcggggacgggggatacattcccatcacaatccccgccctcgaatttattccccatccccacttcgggtccccgctacgggggaattttctcccccatccccgtccccgcggatccccgcgggtccccacggatccccaagGTTCATGGGGAGatctataaacatgattttttatttattattttaaatcaaattaatagtaaaagctttaaaaactaaccacaaaaaatttaaaaattattcctttatgataaatatattgctttaacaatatttaatctataatattgagtgtcatgaccacaaaaatttcaaactaaaaaaatgttgaaataataatttagatcccactcttttactaacaatacatatatattttaaatttgtgtttaagattaattatatgaaatgaaaaataaacttacataataatttaaaattatacataaattaagtacattatgctattttaggcggggcggggactccacggggcgggggatatttacgccacccccgtccccgaagtgccttcggggagactttgttccccatccccgtccccgtgGGGAGAAAATTCcccgtctttggggccccaaacggagaatccccacggggatccccactaacggaggcaagttgacatccctaattATAAGTGCTTAATTCAACAATTTATCCAAATAGGGTCAAGTTTCTTTTTGATTTCTGTCTTCACATTTTTCTACTCTCCTATTAAATAATGTTGAAAAACTGTCATAGCTAATGTAAGACTTTCCATCTTACTACCCTTTTCTTCTTTTAGAACttatgaaatcatcttcttcttcatcattatCAACAATTACTTTTTTGGCTTTTATGTCTCCATTTTTAGATGCTTGTTGTTTATTGGAAGTTTCAGTTTTCACAGGAGTTCCTATCCTCAGCTCCTTTTGCTTCCTTTGCTTCTTCTCAAATGCTCTCTTGGCACTTTCTGGAGATAGCATCCCATGTTCCATTAACCTAAACATTAAAATGCATAATTTATAATGTTCACAACGATTTTAAATTGCAGTCTACAATCACAATAGCGCATATTTTGAATTTTATCGAAAAGGTTGGAAAGGGACTTACCAAAATTCAGCCATTTCActagttggtatttgttttgataATGACTCATAGAAAATCCTTAGAGGTTCTTTCTGTCAAAAAAATTAATAGCCATTAAAATCACAAAGATGAGTATAaattaatttcatatatatagaaacattagatttataatttctagaaaaaaattaattgttaCATACTCAAATCAATACCTGTTCTGGAGGATCATGTTTCTGGCCAGGAAGATTATACACTTTCTTCTCCCTCACTTTTGTAGTTGTTGTTTTTGTGGTCGATTTCGAAGACGACGATGTCGCCTTATGTTTAACCTCCAAAATTAATATTGTGATGAACAAACAATTGCAATTTCTATGAGATGTGAGAATCATAAACAATATTCATTTTGCGAGTTGCAGACTATAATTTAATACCAATAGAATTCTAATAGATCGCGATATATTATTAATGTAACAATATACAAAATTATGTACCTAATGTAATACAGCAACATGTAAAAAACAACATAGCTACACTTTAATGTCAAGAATCCcagaaaacaaataaattaataaccCTATAAATTGATCTACCATtgaataattcaaccaaataacatgataaaaaataatgataataataatttcaatttgaaattttaattttgagGAGTGATTGATACCTCAGATTTTGTGACAGATTTGATCTTTGAATCAGGTGGATTTTTGCTTGAGCTGGCCATTTTCTTCCTTGAATCTGGATCATTTGATTTCAGCTTCATCACACTGTTTTTGATCTCTGTAGCATTTCATCAGTCTAATGtcaattatataataatttatttgttgaacatttaattatttttggttaTTATAATAACATTTCTGATTATTATATCCAAATGcttcattttttttcctttttatttctcCCTGAAAAGGGAATCAAGAAACGTTCAGATTTGCGGATTAATGTTTGTCTAACTGCCATGTTCTTCACACATATTGAACTGTGACTTAGAATTACATTTATGTCCTTTAGtacaaatctatttttttaacattgagaaattttttgtaaaaaaaaaaaaccttgagAAATTTTAAACAATAAGTTATTAATTATGACAATTTCTCATTCCACTCCTTGAATTTCTACATGCCTTTCTAGTTCCTTTAATTGTCTTAATTATAAGTTTTAGCATATTTTGCTTGTCAAAAACatatctattttattatttttttttaaaacaaagcatatttatttttaagattaaattatacTTTTGATCATTATTtgcgaaatcaatattttttattaaagagttttggtcactttcctatttttatttctcttttatttttaaagagTTTTCACTCACTTCCAATTTCTACTCAAAATAATTATGCATACTTTTTTTAATAGTTGGTATCATAAATATAAATgagtaaaaaaaagtaataaataaattttctttGGGCAagcaatttaataattaatagctATAGTTTAAGAATTAAAaagtttatttattaataattatttatcaaaaATTTATAGTAATTTTTGCTAGATTTTTTATAAACTACTTCAAGTTAAACAACTtatattattttctcttttttaatttttcttcttttattttaattaaaaaatttattaagaaTTCAAcatatttcttattttatatttataatttaatccaaccattaattttacaaaacaataaaacttcaaaaGATTAATTTATTCTCTCTTAACCATCAATTACCATGtgtcaaaaaaaaaactatcactTACCTTATCATTCATGCGCtataaatacattaattataaacTAGTTTCTTAGTTATTCATTATATTTCACAAAAATATCTTAATTAAAATGACCAAGGTGTCCATGTATCatcatattaaattataattttataatttatttagaaATATTTCCCGCCAAAATTTTCTTtatataaaaacaataataattaattaattaattaagttattaaattaataataaatataatacgtATGCGCATTAGCGTT from Vicia villosa cultivar HV-30 ecotype Madison, WI linkage group LG4, Vvil1.0, whole genome shotgun sequence encodes the following:
- the LOC131600391 gene encoding uncharacterized protein LOC131600391, which translates into the protein MKLKSNDPDSRKKMASSSKNPPDSKIKSVTKSEVKHKATSSSSKSTTKTTTTKVREKKVYNLPGQKHDPPEQKEPLRIFYESLSKQIPTSEMAEFWLMEHGMLSPESAKRAFEKKQRKQKELRIGTPVKTETSNKQQASKNGDIKAKKVIVDNDEEEDDFISSKRRKG